A part of Maridesulfovibrio hydrothermalis AM13 = DSM 14728 genomic DNA contains:
- the hydG gene encoding [FeFe] hydrogenase H-cluster radical SAM maturase HydG: MKQDSTLENGLESFIDEELIWSEIDKAINPDPSLVREVLAKAGERKGLTPFEAAVLLKNTDLEMDNEIFETAMKVKKGIYGNRLVLFAPLYITNECANQCEYCGFNARNKELERRTLTAEEIHKEVEVLEDIGHKRLLLVYGEHPKHGADWIAQTVRDVYSVTSSKSGEIRRVNVNCAPLDVEGFKKLHEVGIGTYQCFHETYHRASYDKYHTAGRKKDYLWRLHAMHRAMEAGIDDVGMGALFGLFDPVFEVMGLLYHAMQLEMDHGVGPHTISFPRLEPAQGSDIAFSPPYLASDHDFKKIVAVLRLAVPYTGLILTTRENADFRKELIKVGVSQLSAGSRTYPGAYSDPEFDRPDVQQFCVGDSRSLDETIRSIVGEHGYVPSWCTACYRLGRTGEHFMELAKTGFIQKFCLPNGLLTFKEYLEDYGTEETKKVGEELIRKELANYSDPERRNLLTDRLARMEKGERDLYL; this comes from the coding sequence ATGAAACAGGACAGCACTCTTGAAAATGGACTTGAATCATTTATAGATGAAGAGCTTATCTGGTCGGAAATTGATAAGGCTATAAATCCAGATCCTTCTTTGGTACGTGAGGTTCTTGCCAAGGCAGGAGAACGCAAAGGCCTGACTCCCTTTGAAGCGGCGGTGTTGCTCAAAAACACTGACCTTGAAATGGATAATGAAATTTTCGAAACCGCCATGAAAGTCAAAAAGGGAATTTACGGCAACCGGCTGGTCCTTTTTGCTCCCCTTTATATAACCAATGAATGCGCCAACCAGTGTGAATATTGCGGGTTTAACGCCCGTAACAAAGAGCTGGAACGCCGCACCTTGACTGCTGAGGAAATCCATAAAGAAGTGGAAGTGCTTGAGGATATCGGGCACAAGCGGCTGCTGCTTGTGTATGGCGAACATCCTAAGCATGGTGCAGACTGGATTGCGCAGACCGTACGCGATGTCTACTCGGTCACATCCTCCAAAAGCGGCGAAATCCGCAGGGTGAATGTTAACTGTGCGCCTCTTGATGTTGAGGGGTTTAAAAAATTGCATGAAGTCGGCATCGGCACTTATCAGTGTTTTCACGAAACATACCATCGCGCATCTTACGATAAATACCACACTGCCGGCCGGAAAAAAGATTATCTATGGCGGTTGCATGCCATGCATCGCGCTATGGAAGCCGGTATTGATGATGTCGGTATGGGCGCACTTTTCGGACTTTTTGATCCGGTCTTTGAAGTTATGGGATTGCTTTACCATGCCATGCAGCTTGAGATGGATCATGGTGTCGGTCCGCACACTATTTCTTTTCCCAGACTTGAGCCTGCACAGGGATCGGATATTGCGTTCAGTCCTCCTTATCTCGCCTCTGATCACGATTTTAAAAAAATAGTGGCCGTGCTCCGTCTGGCTGTTCCTTATACCGGTCTGATTTTGACCACTAGAGAAAACGCAGATTTTCGAAAGGAACTCATTAAGGTCGGGGTTTCACAGCTCTCCGCCGGCTCCAGAACATACCCCGGAGCGTACAGCGATCCTGAGTTTGACCGGCCTGATGTGCAGCAGTTCTGTGTAGGTGACAGTCGCAGCCTTGATGAAACAATCCGCTCCATTGTCGGTGAACATGGATACGTACCTTCATGGTGTACAGCTTGTTACCGTTTAGGGCGTACCGGCGAACATTTTATGGAGCTTGCCAAGACCGGATTTATCCAGAAATTCTGCCTGCCAAACGGTTTGCTGACTTTCAAGGAATATCTTGAAGATTACGGCACTGAAGAGACAAAAAAGGTCGGGGAAGAGTTGATTCGCAAAGAACTTGCTAATTACTCTGATCCGGAACGGCGTAATCTTTTGACAGACCGCCTTGCCCGAATGGAAAAAGGCGAGCGGGATTTATATTTATAA
- a CDS encoding TM1266 family iron-only hydrogenase system putative regulator produces MDKRLGIIGITIQDRFKSAPKVNQTLSNHGEIIVGRMGLPFRDKGVNVIGIFVEATTDQVGALTGQLGMLEGVKVKSLLV; encoded by the coding sequence ATGGATAAGCGTTTAGGTATCATCGGGATAACAATACAAGACAGATTTAAATCCGCACCTAAGGTTAATCAAACCTTAAGCAATCATGGCGAAATAATCGTGGGCCGCATGGGGCTTCCTTTTCGTGACAAGGGCGTTAACGTTATCGGGATATTTGTCGAGGCCACAACTGATCAGGTAGGGGCGTTGACAGGACAGCTTGGTATGCTTGAGGGTGTGAAAGTTAAATCACTTCTTGTATAG
- a CDS encoding iron hydrogenase small subunit, translating into MNISRRSFIKAAGIMTGYAVLSMNIAKEAVADVMGFVARRQESVYAADANPEVYKYRKSQNNPMITKIYDPENGFLHDGPCGHESHELLHTHYIDRSEKLKALKEKGIELNI; encoded by the coding sequence ATGAATATTAGCAGACGCAGTTTCATCAAAGCCGCAGGCATTATGACCGGATATGCGGTTCTGAGTATGAATATTGCCAAGGAAGCAGTGGCAGATGTTATGGGTTTTGTTGCCCGTCGTCAGGAATCTGTTTATGCGGCAGACGCAAATCCTGAAGTTTATAAATACAGGAAATCTCAGAATAATCCTATGATCACTAAGATCTATGATCCTGAGAATGGTTTTCTGCATGATGGTCCGTGTGGTCATGAGTCTCATGAACTTTTGCATACTCACTACATTGATCGCAGTGAAAAGCTCAAGGCCCTGAAAGAAAAGGGTATTGAACTGAATATTTAA
- a CDS encoding [FeFe] hydrogenase, group A — protein sequence MEGVEYSMYAPPVGVDSDTIAFVRVDEAKCEACGACEEFCASGAIQQINDDGIHQVVDPVACMNCGQCLTNCPYGAIYEGVSFVDELLEKLKDPDTVVVSMPAPAVRYGLGECFGAATGTYVGGKMHSALRKLGFDYIWDTEFAADLTIMEEGTELIQRVKDQGKKGTLPLPQFTSCCPGWIKFTETFYPDLIPHLSTCKSPIAMLGPLCKTYGAKETGTDPKKVYTVSIMPCIAKKFEGVRAELDDSGYRDIDATINTRELAYMIKKAGIDFNSLPDEDADPVLGESTGAATIFGNSGGVMEAALRLAYEELSGQKLQNPDIKVVRTHEGIKTADINVPNFGTVKVAVASGLANAAKLCDEVRAGKSPYHFIEIMTCPGGCVNGGGQPLDPEIQASLFRSTVAQINKRFRTRKIKA from the coding sequence ATGGAAGGTGTGGAGTACAGTATGTATGCTCCCCCCGTCGGAGTCGATTCCGATACCATTGCTTTTGTTCGAGTGGATGAGGCAAAGTGTGAAGCTTGCGGAGCCTGTGAAGAGTTCTGTGCCAGCGGGGCAATTCAGCAGATTAATGATGACGGGATTCATCAGGTTGTTGATCCTGTCGCCTGTATGAATTGCGGTCAGTGTCTCACCAACTGTCCTTACGGGGCCATTTACGAGGGTGTTTCCTTTGTGGATGAGCTTCTGGAAAAACTTAAAGATCCCGATACAGTTGTCGTGTCCATGCCTGCTCCGGCAGTGCGTTACGGACTGGGCGAATGTTTTGGCGCAGCTACCGGAACTTATGTGGGCGGCAAGATGCACTCTGCGCTCCGCAAGCTCGGGTTTGACTACATTTGGGACACTGAATTTGCAGCGGACCTTACCATCATGGAAGAGGGAACCGAGCTTATCCAGCGGGTGAAGGATCAGGGTAAAAAGGGGACTCTGCCTCTGCCGCAGTTTACCTCCTGTTGTCCGGGATGGATTAAGTTTACTGAAACATTTTATCCCGATCTGATTCCACATCTTTCCACTTGTAAATCACCTATCGCAATGCTTGGCCCGTTATGCAAAACCTACGGAGCAAAAGAAACCGGTACCGATCCTAAGAAAGTCTACACCGTTTCTATTATGCCCTGTATTGCCAAGAAGTTCGAAGGTGTGCGTGCTGAGCTGGATGACAGTGGTTACAGGGATATTGATGCAACTATCAATACCCGTGAACTTGCTTACATGATCAAGAAGGCCGGAATAGATTTCAATTCTCTGCCTGATGAGGATGCTGATCCTGTTCTTGGCGAATCAACCGGTGCTGCAACCATTTTCGGGAACAGCGGTGGTGTGATGGAAGCTGCTCTTAGGCTTGCCTATGAAGAGTTGTCCGGTCAGAAGCTTCAGAACCCTGATATCAAAGTTGTGCGTACTCATGAAGGTATCAAAACAGCAGATATCAATGTTCCCAATTTTGGCACAGTGAAAGTTGCCGTTGCCAGCGGACTGGCTAACGCAGCTAAGCTTTGTGATGAAGTCAGGGCGGGTAAATCTCCTTACCATTTCATCGAAATCATGACCTGCCCCGGCGGTTGTGTTAACGGCGGCGGGCAGCCTCTTGATCCTGAAATTCAGGCATCTCTGTTCAGGTCAACCGTGGCCCAGATTAATAAACGTTTCAGAACCCGCAAAATCAAGGCATAA
- a CDS encoding DUF4301 family protein: MTTENEIREIENGLKDIIDGGLPSTALAKQVQRFRIGFPATKLERACTLGDGIYRIKPEDKEELIDMFEEAAREGRFAKFVPASGAATRMFKHLLAKLNCERCGGELEEKDAELVDTFMALLPVFPFYADLQKVMADDGADLEESYAAQDYTVILEYLLTDKGLNYASLPKGLIPFHNYGSKYRTPFEEHIAESVEYIKDNQGKIKLHFTVTPKHKDAIRAHVDEVVAKYPDYRFDITFSEQSRKSDTVAVDMNNEVFRTDDNKILFRPAGHGALLTNLHNMRGDLVFLKNIDNVVPDKAKTDTFEYKKLLGGLLVQLQADIFECINMLENHNRSDFEVAAVAIFVVSRLQVKLPDNFAELSIVDKSTLLLSHLSKPVRVCGMVKNEGEPGGGPFWVNGPDDFPTPQIVEKSQVDMNDPEQVEILNSATHFNPVDLVCGVRNHRGERFSLMNFTDPETGFISEKSKDGRKLKAMELPGLWNGSMADWITVFVEVPLSTFSPVKTVNDLLKEDHRM, from the coding sequence ATGACTACTGAAAACGAAATTCGCGAAATTGAGAATGGCCTTAAAGATATTATTGATGGCGGTCTTCCTTCTACTGCTCTGGCAAAGCAGGTTCAGCGGTTCAGAATCGGATTTCCCGCAACGAAACTTGAACGGGCTTGCACTTTGGGAGACGGTATCTACCGTATTAAGCCCGAAGACAAGGAAGAGCTTATCGATATGTTCGAAGAGGCAGCCCGCGAAGGACGTTTTGCCAAGTTTGTCCCTGCTTCCGGTGCAGCTACCCGTATGTTCAAACATCTTCTTGCCAAGCTCAATTGTGAACGCTGTGGTGGAGAGCTTGAAGAGAAGGACGCTGAGCTTGTGGATACCTTTATGGCTCTGCTGCCTGTATTCCCGTTTTATGCCGACCTGCAAAAAGTTATGGCAGACGATGGAGCTGATCTTGAGGAAAGCTATGCTGCACAGGATTATACTGTTATTCTTGAGTACTTGCTTACTGATAAAGGGCTAAACTATGCATCACTTCCCAAGGGACTTATTCCGTTTCACAATTATGGCAGTAAGTACCGTACTCCTTTTGAAGAGCATATTGCCGAGTCTGTAGAGTACATCAAAGATAATCAGGGTAAGATTAAACTTCATTTCACTGTTACTCCTAAACATAAAGATGCAATCCGCGCTCATGTTGATGAAGTTGTTGCAAAATACCCTGATTATAGATTTGATATTACTTTTTCTGAGCAGAGCAGAAAATCAGATACAGTTGCGGTTGATATGAATAATGAGGTCTTCCGCACTGATGATAATAAGATTCTGTTCCGTCCTGCAGGGCATGGTGCTTTGTTGACAAATTTGCATAATATGCGGGGTGATCTGGTTTTCTTGAAAAATATCGACAACGTTGTGCCAGATAAAGCCAAAACTGATACATTTGAATATAAAAAACTGCTTGGCGGGTTGCTGGTCCAGCTTCAGGCGGATATTTTTGAATGCATCAATATGCTTGAGAATCATAACCGCAGTGACTTTGAAGTTGCAGCGGTTGCAATCTTCGTTGTATCCCGTTTGCAGGTCAAGCTGCCTGACAACTTCGCTGAACTAAGTATTGTTGATAAGTCTACTTTGCTTCTTTCTCACCTTTCCAAGCCTGTACGTGTTTGCGGCATGGTCAAGAATGAAGGTGAACCGGGGGGTGGCCCTTTCTGGGTGAATGGCCCTGACGATTTTCCCACTCCGCAGATTGTGGAAAAGAGTCAGGTTGATATGAATGATCCTGAGCAGGTCGAGATTTTGAACTCAGCTACCCATTTCAATCCGGTGGATCTTGTTTGCGGAGTGCGTAATCATCGCGGAGAACGCTTTTCGCTTATGAATTTTACTGATCCTGAAACAGGATTTATCTCTGAGAAATCAAAGGACGGGCGTAAGCTTAAAGCAATGGAGCTGCCCGGACTCTGGAACGGTTCTATGGCTGACTGGATCACTGTTTTTGTTGAAGTGCCGCTCAGCACTTTTTCTCCGGTCAAAACCGTTAATGATTTGTTGAAAGAAGATCACCGGATGTAG
- a CDS encoding type I restriction enzyme HsdR N-terminal domain-containing protein: protein MHEVSLGGTLRDYLSGEVIEETTYEEFRQVLAKLLVEELGYPKESLKAKVDLCFNIDGEEMCRTIDLVIYDKEDKPILMVMFCAGDVGSYEREAVCAGKLFQGGPVPYVVISDSMDAFLLDAVSGKTLARGLKSIPDHKELLKMVDGYVREPLPAERRAKIERIFYTYTGFLQGTCCSESCSLPTGK, encoded by the coding sequence ATGCATGAAGTCAGTTTGGGTGGGACATTGCGCGATTATTTAAGTGGCGAAGTTATAGAAGAAACGACTTACGAAGAGTTTCGTCAGGTGCTGGCAAAGTTGCTGGTTGAAGAATTAGGATATCCAAAAGAATCACTTAAAGCCAAGGTGGATCTTTGCTTTAATATTGATGGTGAAGAGATGTGCCGTACCATTGATCTGGTTATCTACGACAAAGAAGATAAACCGATATTGATGGTAATGTTTTGCGCAGGTGACGTTGGCAGTTACGAACGTGAAGCTGTATGCGCCGGCAAACTGTTTCAGGGCGGACCGGTCCCTTATGTCGTAATCTCCGATTCAATGGACGCATTTCTGCTTGATGCTGTGTCCGGTAAAACTTTGGCACGTGGCTTGAAATCTATTCCCGATCATAAAGAGCTTCTCAAAATGGTTGATGGATATGTGCGTGAACCGCTGCCTGCTGAAAGACGTGCCAAAATAGAGCGTATTTTTTATACCTATACTGGATTTTTACAGGGAACATGCTGTAGCGAATCCTGTTCTCTGCCGACCGGAAAGTAA
- a CDS encoding D-amino-acid transaminase, with amino-acid sequence MSRTVYLNGAYVPEEEAKVSVFDRGFLFADGVYEVTAVLDGKIAEFEGHVARLKRSLGELGMSMPVDSDELLAIHHELIKRNNLQEGAIYLQVTRGAADRDFVFPKEATQTLVLFTQAKDLTSEKAGIKVISIPDIRWGRRDIKTVQLLAPSMGKMMAKAEGKDDAWMVEDGFVTEGTSNNAYIVTKNGKIITRNLSNSILHGITRAAVLRLAAELDMEIEERPFTIAEAQDAAEAFITAATIFVCPVVEIDGAAINNGVPGPISKRLNDVYIEEARKAAC; translated from the coding sequence ATGAGTCGTACAGTATATTTAAATGGTGCTTATGTGCCTGAAGAAGAAGCAAAGGTTTCTGTCTTTGATCGTGGATTTCTGTTTGCAGATGGCGTTTATGAAGTTACTGCCGTTCTGGATGGGAAAATTGCGGAGTTTGAAGGTCACGTTGCACGTTTGAAGCGTTCTCTTGGCGAACTGGGGATGAGTATGCCTGTTGACAGTGATGAATTGCTTGCAATTCATCATGAACTGATTAAGCGCAACAACCTTCAGGAGGGAGCAATCTACTTGCAGGTAACTCGCGGAGCTGCTGATCGTGATTTTGTTTTTCCCAAAGAAGCCACTCAGACTTTGGTCCTTTTTACGCAGGCTAAAGATCTTACATCCGAAAAAGCAGGCATTAAAGTAATTTCAATTCCCGATATTCGCTGGGGCCGCAGAGATATCAAAACAGTACAGCTGCTTGCTCCGTCCATGGGAAAAATGATGGCTAAAGCTGAGGGCAAAGATGATGCTTGGATGGTCGAAGACGGTTTTGTTACTGAAGGAACTTCAAATAATGCCTACATCGTTACCAAAAATGGGAAAATAATCACCCGCAACCTATCTAATTCAATTTTGCATGGAATCACCCGTGCTGCGGTTCTTCGTCTGGCGGCTGAACTGGATATGGAAATTGAAGAACGTCCATTTACTATCGCAGAGGCACAGGACGCGGCAGAGGCTTTTATCACAGCCGCAACGATTTTTGTTTGCCCTGTTGTGGAAATTGACGGCGCAGCAATCAATAACGGCGTACCGGGGCCGATCAGTAAACGTCTCAATGATGTGTATATTGAGGAAGCCCGCAAAGCCGCCTGTTAG
- the dgcA gene encoding N-acetyl-D-Glu racemase DgcA encodes MKISVEKDVFPMARVFTIARGSRTEAVVLRVEIEQDGYTGQGECVPYARYDETVESVIAQIEGLELPLSRKTLQNALPAGAARNAVDCALWDLEAKQKGIPVWQLAGLEEPGPEVTAYTLSLDTPEKMQEQAAENSYRPLLKTKLGGEGDIARIEAVRRGAPDARIIVDANEGWTPEVYKEMAPVLVRLGVEMVEQPLPAGEDDALLEIERILPVCADESCHDCSSLLGLKGKYDMVNIKLDKTGGLTEALALKKQAADAGYKIMVGCMVGSSLAMAPAMLVAQNTAVVDLDGPLLLATDRPHGLKYDDEKAYPPVKELWG; translated from the coding sequence ATGAAAATTTCGGTAGAAAAAGATGTGTTTCCGATGGCGCGGGTTTTCACCATTGCGAGGGGATCGCGAACTGAAGCTGTCGTGTTGAGGGTCGAAATAGAGCAGGACGGCTATACAGGGCAGGGGGAATGCGTTCCATATGCCCGCTACGATGAAACAGTCGAAAGCGTTATTGCCCAGATTGAGGGTCTTGAACTTCCCCTGAGCCGTAAAACTCTTCAGAACGCACTGCCTGCCGGAGCGGCTCGAAATGCGGTTGATTGCGCATTGTGGGATCTTGAGGCAAAGCAGAAAGGGATTCCTGTCTGGCAGCTTGCCGGACTGGAGGAACCCGGTCCTGAAGTTACGGCTTATACTCTTTCGCTGGATACTCCTGAAAAAATGCAGGAGCAGGCCGCAGAAAATTCTTACCGCCCGCTGCTTAAGACTAAGCTGGGCGGTGAAGGTGATATCGCCCGTATTGAAGCCGTCCGCCGGGGTGCACCTGATGCACGTATCATAGTTGATGCGAATGAGGGCTGGACTCCTGAAGTCTACAAAGAGATGGCTCCGGTACTGGTGCGTCTAGGGGTTGAGATGGTCGAGCAGCCATTGCCTGCCGGTGAAGATGATGCCTTGCTTGAAATTGAACGGATTCTGCCTGTCTGCGCTGATGAATCCTGCCATGACTGCTCGTCGCTTCTAGGCTTGAAAGGCAAGTACGATATGGTTAACATTAAGCTCGATAAAACAGGCGGCCTGACCGAAGCTCTGGCCTTAAAAAAACAGGCCGCAGATGCCGGTTATAAAATCATGGTCGGTTGCATGGTCGGTTCTTCACTTGCCATGGCGCCGGCAATGCTTGTGGCCCAGAATACTGCGGTGGTCGATCTTGATGGACCATTGCTTCTTGCTACAGATAGACCGCATGGTCTGAAATATGATGACGAAAAAGCATATCCTCCGGTAAAAGAACTCTGGGGTTAG
- the dgcN gene encoding N-acetyltransferase DgcN, with the protein MFEAPYLLFLGDAPDGLAAKMAQGIYDWRPEAVAGQIRMEGCNADLGIKDLSIKEAAAAGVKTLVIGVVNRGGVIGENWKSILVEALESGMDIASGLHNLLRDEDDLVKAAQENGRTLHDVRIPSVQYPIASGKKRTGKRCLAVGTDCSVGKMYTTLAMDREMKKRGLKSTFRPTGQTGILIEGNGVPLDAVVADFMAGSVEWLTPDNDPDHWDFIEGQGSLFHASYSGVTMALIHGGQPDALILCHEPTREFMRGLPDYTLPSIEDLREIALKLAQIVNPECKAVAISINTQHMDEPAALKYLDEVEKKMGLPTVDPFRQGAARLVEALV; encoded by the coding sequence ATGTTTGAAGCACCATATTTACTTTTTCTGGGAGATGCACCTGACGGTTTAGCCGCTAAAATGGCTCAGGGGATTTATGATTGGAGACCGGAAGCCGTTGCGGGGCAGATTCGTATGGAAGGATGTAATGCCGATCTGGGAATAAAAGATCTTTCTATCAAGGAGGCTGCTGCAGCCGGAGTTAAAACTTTAGTTATCGGAGTGGTCAACCGTGGCGGAGTTATAGGTGAGAACTGGAAGTCTATTTTGGTTGAAGCACTTGAATCCGGCATGGACATAGCTTCCGGTCTGCATAACCTGCTTCGGGATGAGGATGATCTGGTTAAAGCTGCACAGGAAAATGGCAGAACTTTGCATGATGTGCGTATTCCTTCTGTTCAATATCCTATCGCCAGCGGAAAAAAGCGCACAGGTAAAAGATGTCTTGCTGTCGGCACTGATTGCTCTGTAGGTAAGATGTACACCACTCTTGCTATGGATCGTGAAATGAAAAAACGGGGATTGAAATCAACCTTTCGCCCGACAGGGCAGACCGGAATTCTGATTGAAGGAAACGGGGTTCCTCTTGACGCTGTTGTTGCAGATTTCATGGCTGGATCAGTTGAATGGCTGACTCCTGACAATGATCCTGATCACTGGGATTTCATCGAAGGGCAGGGGAGTCTGTTTCATGCTTCTTATTCCGGCGTGACCATGGCTCTTATTCATGGCGGGCAGCCTGATGCGTTAATTCTTTGTCATGAACCGACCCGTGAATTTATGCGCGGCCTGCCGGATTATACTTTACCTTCCATCGAAGATTTGCGTGAGATAGCACTTAAACTTGCTCAGATTGTTAATCCTGAATGTAAAGCCGTAGCTATTTCTATCAACACCCAGCATATGGATGAGCCGGCCGCCTTGAAATATCTTGATGAAGTTGAGAAGAAAATGGGGCTTCCAACCGTTGATCCTTTCAGGCAGGGGGCAGCTCGTCTTGTAGAGGCTCTTGTATGA
- a CDS encoding FeoA family protein, which produces MTTNINLSNVCVGRSYCILGYELETSEYAQKLRKMGFVEGTPIELAPIKISDPMIFQIRGSRVALRKIEAKQIKVGEL; this is translated from the coding sequence ATGACTACCAACATCAATCTTTCTAACGTTTGTGTGGGTCGATCTTACTGCATACTCGGTTACGAACTTGAAACTTCTGAATACGCGCAGAAACTGCGCAAAATGGGTTTTGTGGAAGGAACGCCCATTGAGCTTGCACCTATCAAAATTTCAGATCCAATGATTTTTCAAATTCGCGGCAGCCGGGTTGCTCTCAGAAAGATAGAAGCAAAACAAATCAAGGTTGGAGAGCTTTAA
- the feoB gene encoding ferrous iron transport protein B, with translation MHEIKRIAIAGVPNSGKTTLFNALTGATQKVGNWPGVTVEKIEGKFSLKGSTVELVDLPGTYNLSPDTEDQKVAERVIRDGEYDLIINVVDATNLSRNLFLTMDLKERTDQIIVLLNMLDVAENEGLEISIDKLSKEIGLPVIPVIAVDKGSVAAAVKSIEITADNLPPHNSHATKQEVMDTVKKYAFIDSIYGKVVKEKKDRSQNFTNRVDNLVMNRFAAIPIFLASMFFTFWFAIGLGSVFIDFFDIMAGLIFVDIPSELLASINAPELITVILAGGIGAGIQTVATFVPVVFFMFLALAILEDFGYMARVAVVADRFMRKIGLPGSAFIPMVVGFGCTVPAVMAARTLTSKRDRFMTIFMAPFMSCGARLPVYALFCVALFGAYSGLAVFLIYLSGLVMAIFTGFLLKNTLFKGTPSHFVMDLPLYHIPRISAVFKSAWLRLKGFIKRAGIIVVSAVFVLSMLNTIGLENGEISFGNEDSQASILAHAGKTISPIFKPMGISEENWPASVALFTGLFAKEAIVGTVNSLYSTMDMQETPADPAAGEEAEGLDIGGTVNEAFTTVYEGLIGVVTSVDLLGIGLVTEDSATVSEEIGADATVYKHLAANFTVFSAFAYLLFVLMYFPCLAVIGATRQEMGGFYSGVMAVYCTGLGWSVATLFYQITEGRNLFYIALSLAILAGIYATLKYIGNKEVEQTPQLQPL, from the coding sequence ATGCATGAAATAAAAAGAATAGCCATTGCCGGCGTACCGAACAGTGGCAAAACGACTCTTTTTAACGCCCTGACCGGCGCCACTCAGAAAGTGGGGAACTGGCCCGGTGTTACAGTAGAAAAGATTGAAGGTAAGTTCTCACTCAAAGGCAGCACTGTTGAACTCGTTGATCTTCCCGGAACGTACAACCTAAGCCCGGACACAGAGGACCAGAAAGTTGCTGAACGGGTTATCCGCGATGGTGAATATGATCTGATAATTAATGTTGTTGATGCTACCAACCTTTCCAGAAACCTTTTTCTGACGATGGATCTCAAAGAGCGCACAGACCAGATTATTGTGCTGCTGAATATGCTTGACGTTGCTGAGAACGAAGGACTTGAAATAAGCATAGATAAATTAAGTAAAGAAATCGGCCTGCCCGTTATTCCTGTCATCGCAGTCGATAAAGGTTCCGTGGCGGCAGCAGTAAAAAGTATCGAAATTACAGCTGACAACCTGCCTCCCCATAATTCCCATGCTACCAAGCAGGAGGTTATGGATACTGTTAAAAAATATGCCTTTATTGACTCCATTTACGGTAAAGTTGTCAAAGAGAAAAAAGACCGCAGTCAGAACTTCACTAACAGGGTTGACAATCTTGTGATGAACCGCTTTGCGGCAATTCCTATATTTCTGGCTTCTATGTTTTTTACCTTTTGGTTCGCCATCGGTCTTGGTTCTGTTTTCATCGATTTCTTCGATATTATGGCAGGTCTCATCTTTGTAGATATCCCAAGCGAGTTGCTTGCAAGTATAAACGCTCCTGAATTGATTACCGTAATTCTTGCCGGTGGTATTGGTGCAGGTATTCAGACCGTTGCCACCTTTGTTCCGGTAGTATTTTTCATGTTTCTTGCCCTCGCAATCCTTGAAGACTTCGGCTACATGGCGCGCGTCGCCGTGGTGGCTGACCGCTTCATGCGTAAAATAGGCCTCCCCGGCTCTGCCTTCATCCCTATGGTTGTAGGATTCGGCTGTACGGTTCCCGCTGTAATGGCAGCGAGAACACTGACCTCCAAACGAGACCGCTTCATGACTATTTTCATGGCTCCTTTCATGTCCTGCGGTGCTCGCCTGCCGGTTTACGCTCTTTTCTGCGTAGCATTGTTCGGTGCATATTCCGGCCTTGCAGTATTCCTTATCTACCTGTCAGGACTGGTCATGGCTATTTTCACTGGATTCCTGCTCAAAAATACTCTGTTCAAAGGAACACCATCCCACTTTGTGATGGACCTGCCGCTCTACCATATCCCCAGAATCAGCGCGGTATTTAAAAGTGCATGGCTGCGCCTCAAAGGTTTTATCAAACGTGCCGGTATTATTGTAGTCAGCGCAGTATTCGTACTCAGCATGCTTAACACCATCGGCCTGGAAAACGGCGAAATATCTTTCGGCAATGAAGATTCACAGGCATCAATCCTAGCCCATGCCGGTAAAACCATCTCCCCCATTTTCAAACCCATGGGAATCAGCGAGGAAAACTGGCCTGCATCTGTTGCCCTGTTCACCGGACTTTTTGCCAAGGAAGCAATCGTCGGCACTGTCAACTCCCTCTATTCAACTATGGATATGCAGGAAACACCAGCCGATCCTGCCGCAGGTGAAGAAGCAGAAGGACTCGATATAGGCGGGACAGTTAACGAAGCCTTTACGACTGTTTATGAAGGATTGATCGGTGTAGTAACCTCAGTTGATTTGCTCGGAATCGGACTGGTGACTGAAGACAGCGCAACTGTATCTGAAGAGATCGGCGCAGATGCAACAGTATACAAACATCTTGCAGCGAATTTCACAGTGTTTTCAGCCTTTGCCTACCTGCTTTTCGTGCTTATGTACTTCCCCTGTCTGGCCGTCATAGGAGCAACCAGACAGGAAATGGGGGGATTCTATTCAGGCGTAATGGCCGTGTACTGCACAGGACTTGGCTGGTCGGTAGCGACCCTTTTCTACCAGATAACCGAAGGTAGAAACCTGTTCTACATAGCACTGTCTCTGGCTATCCTCGCGGGCATTTACGCCACTTTGAAATATATCGGCAATAAAGAAGTAGAACAGACACCTCAACTACAGCCTTTATAG